One window of the Staphylococcus equorum genome contains the following:
- the atpD gene encoding F0F1 ATP synthase subunit beta, whose protein sequence is MGLGRVTQIMGPVIDVRFEHNEVPEINNALTVDVERDEGTVTLTLEVALQLGDNVVRTIAMDSTDGVKRGTEVRDSGESISVPVGDITLGRVFNVLGDTIDLDEKIENSVRRDPIHREAPAFDELSTKVEILETGIKVIDLLAPYIKGGKIGLFGGAGVGKTVLIQELINNIAQEHGGISVFAGVGERTREGNDLYFEMSDSGVIKKTAMVFGQMNEPPGARMRVALSGLTMAEYFRDEQGQDVLLFVDNIFRFTQAGSEVSALLGRMPSAVGYQPTLGTEMGQLQERITSTNKGSVTSIQAVFVPADDYTDPAPAAVFAHLDATTNLERKLTEMGIYPAVDPLASTSRALDPTIVGQDHYEIARDVQSTLQKYRELQDIIAILGMDELSEEDKLTVERARRIQFFLSQNFHVAEQFTGQKGSYVPVQKTVEGFKAILDGDYDHIPEDAFRLVGSMEEVIAKAKDMGVEV, encoded by the coding sequence ATGGGATTAGGCCGTGTAACACAAATTATGGGTCCAGTAATTGATGTTCGCTTTGAGCACAATGAAGTTCCAGAAATTAACAATGCTTTAACAGTCGACGTTGAAAGAGATGAAGGTACTGTCACGCTTACATTAGAAGTTGCATTACAACTTGGCGATAATGTAGTACGTACGATTGCAATGGATTCAACTGATGGTGTTAAACGTGGTACAGAAGTTCGAGATAGTGGTGAAAGTATCAGCGTACCAGTTGGAGATATTACATTAGGTCGAGTATTCAACGTACTTGGCGATACAATTGATTTAGATGAAAAAATCGAAAATTCAGTTCGACGTGATCCAATTCATAGAGAAGCACCTGCATTCGATGAATTATCTACTAAAGTTGAAATTTTAGAAACAGGAATTAAAGTTATCGATTTATTAGCACCATATATTAAAGGTGGTAAAATCGGTTTATTCGGTGGAGCCGGTGTTGGTAAAACTGTATTAATTCAAGAATTAATTAATAACATTGCTCAAGAACATGGTGGTATTTCTGTATTTGCCGGTGTTGGTGAACGTACACGTGAAGGTAATGACTTATACTTCGAGATGAGTGATAGTGGTGTTATTAAGAAAACTGCAATGGTATTCGGTCAAATGAACGAACCGCCTGGTGCACGTATGCGTGTAGCATTATCTGGTTTAACAATGGCAGAATATTTCCGTGACGAACAAGGACAAGATGTATTACTATTCGTTGATAACATTTTCAGATTTACACAAGCTGGTTCAGAAGTATCAGCATTGTTAGGTCGTATGCCTTCAGCTGTTGGATATCAACCAACATTAGGTACGGAAATGGGACAATTACAAGAACGTATTACATCAACAAACAAAGGTTCGGTTACTTCAATCCAAGCGGTATTCGTACCTGCCGATGACTATACTGACCCTGCGCCAGCAGCAGTATTTGCTCACTTAGATGCAACTACAAACTTAGAACGTAAATTAACTGAAATGGGTATTTATCCAGCGGTTGATCCGTTAGCATCTACTTCAAGAGCACTTGACCCAACGATTGTTGGACAAGATCATTATGAAATAGCACGTGATGTACAATCTACTTTACAAAAGTATAGAGAGTTACAAGACATCATTGCTATTTTAGGTATGGATGAATTATCGGAAGAAGATAAACTAACTGTAGAACGCGCACGTCGTATTCAGTTCTTCTTATCACAAAACTTCCACGTAGCAGAACAATTCACTGGTCAAAAAGGTTCTTACGTTCCAGTTCAAAAAACTGTAGAAGGTTTCAAAGCAATTTTAGATGGCGATTATGACCATATCCCTGAAGATGCATTCCGTCTTGTTGGTAGTATGGAAGAAGTAATTGCTAAAGCTAAAGACATGGGTGTTGAAGTTTAA
- a CDS encoding F0F1 ATP synthase subunit epsilon: protein MNTLSLNIVTPNGSVNNREDVNLAVFQTTAGEIGVMYGHIPTVAALEIGYVKINFDNGSEYIAVSEGFVEVRQDKLSVIVQTAEPANEIDVARAELAKSRAESHINNEEDNSDISRAKRALERANNRIRVANLQ from the coding sequence ATGAACACATTAAGCCTAAATATTGTCACTCCTAATGGTTCTGTTAACAACCGAGAAGATGTTAATCTTGCAGTGTTCCAAACTACTGCAGGTGAGATCGGTGTCATGTATGGACATATTCCAACAGTTGCAGCACTTGAAATTGGCTATGTCAAAATTAATTTTGATAATGGTTCAGAATATATTGCAGTGAGTGAAGGTTTTGTTGAGGTTAGACAAGATAAATTATCGGTTATTGTACAAACTGCAGAACCTGCTAACGAAATAGATGTAGCTAGAGCAGAGTTAGCTAAATCTAGAGCAGAATCTCATATAAATAATGAAGAAGATAATAGTGATATTAGTAGAGCTAAGCGTGCGTTAGAACGTGCTAACAACCGTATTCGTGTCGCTAACTTACAATAA
- a CDS encoding DUF1146 family protein yields the protein MEYLGQFSVVHLILHVLCICVAYWALNSIRLDQFFKKGYPVQVQICMIFLAILLGTAVSNFIVDLLQFSTQIKYLAQ from the coding sequence ATGGAGTATTTAGGACAGTTCTCAGTTGTACATCTTATCTTACATGTGCTTTGTATTTGTGTTGCTTATTGGGCACTTAACTCAATAAGGTTAGATCAATTTTTTAAAAAAGGGTATCCAGTTCAAGTTCAGATATGTATGATATTTTTAGCAATATTATTAGGTACAGCAGTAAGTAATTTTATTGTAGATTTACTACAATTTTCAACTCAAATAAAATATTTAGCACAATAA
- the murA gene encoding UDP-N-acetylglucosamine 1-carboxyvinyltransferase has product MDMIEINGGNRLTGEVKVSGAKNAVLPVLTASLLASKGVSKLMNVPALSDVETINNVISTLNADVSYNKEEESVTVDATKELNEEAPYEYVSKMRASILVMGPLLARLGHAKVALPGGCAIGSRPIEQHIKGFEELGADIHMDGGFIYASTENGLKGTSIHLDFPSVGATQNIIMAASLAEGKTVLENVAREPEIVDLANYINEMGGNVVGAGTDTITIHGVEALHGVEHSIIPDRIEAGTLLIAGAITRGDIIVNGAIKEHMTSLVYKLEEMGVNLDYQGDTIRVTAEGPLNPVDIKTLPHPGFPTDMQSQMMALLLTADGHKVVTETVFENRFMHVGEFKRMNAKIQVEGRSAKIEGKSELQGAQVKATDLRAAAALILAGLVADGTTQVTELIHLDRGYVDLHGKLKSLGADIKRTQK; this is encoded by the coding sequence ATGGATATGATAGAGATTAATGGTGGAAATAGATTAACTGGTGAAGTGAAAGTATCAGGTGCAAAAAATGCTGTATTACCAGTATTAACTGCTTCACTATTAGCATCAAAAGGTGTTAGTAAACTTATGAATGTACCAGCACTTAGTGATGTGGAGACGATTAATAATGTAATTTCAACATTAAATGCAGATGTTTCATACAATAAAGAAGAAGAATCTGTCACTGTTGATGCCACAAAGGAATTAAATGAAGAGGCACCATATGAGTATGTGAGCAAAATGAGAGCAAGTATACTTGTAATGGGTCCATTATTAGCTCGTCTAGGTCATGCAAAAGTTGCGTTGCCAGGTGGTTGTGCAATTGGTTCAAGACCTATCGAACAACATATCAAAGGCTTTGAAGAGTTGGGTGCTGATATCCATATGGATGGTGGTTTTATTTATGCCAGCACTGAAAATGGATTGAAAGGTACATCAATTCACTTAGATTTTCCAAGTGTAGGAGCGACTCAGAATATCATTATGGCTGCATCATTAGCTGAAGGTAAAACAGTGTTAGAAAACGTAGCACGTGAACCAGAGATTGTTGATTTAGCAAACTATATCAATGAAATGGGCGGTAATGTAGTAGGCGCAGGTACAGATACGATAACTATTCACGGGGTTGAAGCATTACATGGAGTAGAACATTCAATTATCCCTGACAGAATTGAAGCAGGAACGCTACTTATTGCAGGAGCAATTACACGTGGTGATATAATTGTAAACGGAGCTATCAAAGAACACATGACAAGTTTAGTTTATAAATTAGAAGAAATGGGCGTAAACTTAGATTATCAAGGTGACACGATACGTGTTACAGCAGAAGGCCCATTAAACCCTGTAGATATTAAAACACTACCTCACCCAGGTTTTCCAACTGATATGCAATCGCAAATGATGGCATTGTTACTTACAGCAGACGGTCATAAAGTAGTGACTGAAACAGTTTTTGAAAATAGATTTATGCATGTTGGAGAATTCAAACGCATGAACGCTAAAATACAAGTTGAAGGTAGAAGCGCAAAAATTGAAGGTAAAAGTGAACTTCAAGGTGCTCAAGTAAAAGCAACAGATTTACGTGCAGCAGCGGCCCTTATTTTAGCAGGACTTGTAGCTGATGGAACAACCCAAGTTACTGAGTTAATACACTTAGATAGAGGTTATGTTGATTTACATGGTAAATTAAAATCTTTAGGTGCCGATATCAAACGTACACAAAAATAA
- the fabZ gene encoding 3-hydroxyacyl-ACP dehydratase FabZ produces the protein METIFDYNQIKDIIPHRQPFLLIDRVIEYEEGERCVAIKQVSGNEPFFQGHFPEFAVMPGVLITEALAQTGAVAILNSDANKGKLALFAGIDKCRFKKQVTPGDTLQLEVEITKMRGPIGKGTAKATVDGQLACSCELTFAIQDKA, from the coding sequence ATGGAGACAATTTTCGATTATAATCAGATTAAAGATATTATTCCACACAGACAACCATTTTTATTAATTGATCGCGTGATTGAATACGAAGAAGGCGAACGATGTGTAGCTATTAAACAAGTTTCTGGAAATGAGCCGTTTTTCCAAGGGCATTTTCCTGAATTTGCAGTTATGCCAGGCGTATTAATTACCGAAGCCTTAGCACAAACAGGTGCGGTAGCTATTTTAAATAGTGATGCAAATAAAGGCAAACTTGCATTATTTGCAGGAATCGATAAATGTCGATTTAAGAAACAAGTCACACCAGGTGATACTTTACAATTAGAAGTTGAAATTACGAAGATGCGTGGACCAATTGGAAAAGGGACTGCGAAAGCAACTGTTGATGGTCAACTTGCATGTAGTTGTGAATTAACATTTGCAATACAAGATAAAGCATAA
- a CDS encoding YwpF-like family protein has translation MKTFKAVRFQIVSENGGVTEYELEDGVIINKENSGTGWLLEIVISDFHYETMKQYMNNEDLLDIRVVITRPANDPALFDATIKNISQLDDTISVVFECHIYTLRQVYAESLLEQLIDEGLTGEELKKSFNRMMQSKPRLKDEKFEK, from the coding sequence ATGAAAACATTTAAAGCCGTTCGATTTCAAATCGTATCAGAAAATGGCGGAGTTACTGAATATGAATTAGAAGATGGAGTCATTATAAATAAAGAAAATAGTGGTACTGGCTGGTTGCTTGAAATCGTCATTTCAGACTTCCATTATGAAACCATGAAACAATATATGAATAATGAAGATCTCTTAGATATTCGTGTTGTCATTACACGTCCAGCTAATGACCCTGCGCTATTTGACGCAACAATAAAAAATATTAGCCAATTAGATGACACTATTTCTGTAGTATTTGAATGTCACATCTATACTTTGAGACAAGTTTATGCAGAAAGCTTATTAGAACAGTTGATTGATGAAGGCTTAACTGGTGAAGAACTGAAAAAATCATTTAATCGTATGATGCAATCTAAACCAAGACTTAAAGATGAAAAATTCGAAAAGTAA
- a CDS encoding single-stranded DNA-binding protein, with the protein MINNIVIVGRLTKDPKIYEKEGKKLATFCVAVNRNYKDKDQNTVCDYLYCKAFGKIADNIEKYINQGSLVGITGQMQSRKFEKEGQMHFVSEIYIETIKFMSPRTKNETDELFEPFPLEQDHESFNEINIQENDIYEIV; encoded by the coding sequence ATGATAAATAACATCGTCATTGTAGGAAGATTAACAAAAGATCCCAAAATTTATGAAAAGGAGGGGAAGAAGTTAGCTACCTTTTGTGTAGCAGTAAATAGAAATTATAAAGATAAAGATCAAAATACAGTCTGTGATTATTTGTATTGTAAAGCATTTGGTAAAATTGCTGACAATATTGAAAAGTATATCAATCAAGGATCACTTGTAGGTATTACTGGACAAATGCAATCACGTAAATTTGAAAAAGAAGGACAGATGCATTTTGTATCAGAAATTTATATCGAAACAATTAAATTCATGTCTCCACGAACTAAAAATGAAACGGATGAACTTTTTGAACCATTCCCATTAGAGCAAGATCATGAATCATTCAACGAAATTAATATTCAAGAAAATGATATATACGAAATTGTATAA
- a CDS encoding transglycosylase family protein: MKKTVIASTLALGLGVTGAANSADASEQGVDKAELAQLAQSNSEQLNEAPVQEGAYDIDFNYNGTDYSFESDGTNFSWSFGGGSTEAPAQQEAPAEQAAEPAQQSAPAEQAAEPAQQEAPKTEATQQPQQESTSKESSSSEASSGSSVNVNSHLQAIAQRESGGDLKAVNPSSGAAGKYQFLQSTWDSVAPAAYQGVSPTEAPESVQDAAAVKLYNEVGASQWVTA; the protein is encoded by the coding sequence ATGAAAAAAACAGTAATCGCATCAACTTTAGCACTAGGATTAGGCGTAACAGGAGCAGCAAATTCAGCTGACGCTTCAGAACAAGGCGTAGACAAAGCAGAATTAGCTCAATTAGCTCAATCAAACTCAGAACAATTAAATGAAGCACCTGTACAAGAAGGCGCTTATGACATAGATTTCAATTATAATGGTACAGACTATAGCTTTGAATCAGATGGTACAAACTTTAGCTGGAGCTTTGGCGGAGGCTCAACTGAAGCACCTGCTCAACAAGAAGCACCAGCTGAACAAGCAGCAGAGCCAGCACAACAATCAGCACCAGCTGAACAAGCTGCAGAACCAGCTCAACAAGAAGCACCAAAAACTGAAGCAACTCAACAACCACAACAAGAATCTACTTCAAAAGAATCAAGCTCAAGTGAAGCTTCAAGTGGTTCATCAGTAAATGTTAACTCTCATTTACAAGCAATCGCTCAACGTGAATCAGGCGGCGATCTTAAAGCTGTTAACCCATCATCAGGTGCAGCAGGTAAATATCAATTCTTACAAAGCACTTGGGATTCAGTAGCTCCAGCAGCTTACCAAGGTGTATCTCCAACAGAAGCACCTGAATCAGTACAAGATGCTGCAGCAGTTAAACTTTATAATGAAGTTGGCGCTTCACAATGGGTTACTGCATAA
- the tenA gene encoding thiaminase II: protein MLFSKELKIDAKPIIDDIYNDPFIQEMLQGHLSKDATKFYLRADASYLKEFANIYALLIPKMEQMEDVKFLVEQIQFIVDGEVAAHEILAEYVNEPYNEIVQVKVWPPSGDHYIKHMYFNAFAKENAAYTIAAMAPCPYVYQVIAQQALQDHTLNTDSILAKWFEFYSTEMDELVHIFDNLMDKLTQNCTKQEKADIKDCFLQSTVHERKFFNMSFIEEEWLYGGVNNE from the coding sequence GTGTTATTTTCAAAAGAATTAAAAATAGATGCCAAGCCAATTATTGATGACATTTATAATGACCCATTTATACAAGAAATGTTACAAGGTCATTTATCTAAGGATGCTACTAAATTTTATTTAAGAGCAGATGCATCTTATTTAAAAGAGTTTGCTAATATTTACGCATTACTCATACCTAAAATGGAGCAAATGGAAGATGTAAAATTTTTAGTTGAACAGATACAATTTATTGTTGATGGAGAAGTAGCGGCACACGAAATATTAGCTGAATATGTAAATGAACCTTACAATGAAATTGTACAAGTGAAAGTTTGGCCACCGAGCGGCGATCATTATATTAAACACATGTATTTTAATGCTTTTGCTAAAGAAAATGCAGCATACACAATTGCTGCCATGGCGCCTTGTCCATACGTATATCAAGTTATTGCACAACAAGCGTTACAAGACCATACTTTAAATACCGATTCTATTTTGGCAAAATGGTTTGAATTTTATAGTACCGAAATGGATGAACTTGTGCATATTTTTGATAATTTAATGGATAAATTGACACAAAATTGCACAAAACAAGAGAAAGCTGACATCAAAGATTGTTTCTTACAGAGTACAGTTCATGAACGCAAATTTTTTAATATGTCATTCATTGAAGAAGAATGGCTTTATGGAGGGGTTAATAATGAATAA
- the thiD gene encoding bifunctional hydroxymethylpyrimidine kinase/phosphomethylpyrimidine kinase codes for MNKPKIALTIAGTDPTGGAGVMADLKSFHACGVYGMAAITSIVAQNTKGVQHIHNIETSWLSEQLESIFDDELPHALKTGMIASKEMMELIQYYLKQYPEIPYVIDPVMLAKSGDSLMDEDAKADLQNILLPYATVATPNLPEAEEITGLTIQDESSIYKAGDIFINEIGSKGVVIKGGHSEDLDFAKDYLFTNENVYTFEEPRFDTKHTHGTGCTFSAVITAELAKGKTIYEAVKKAKQFISLSIKHTPEIGQGRGPVNHFAYMKEVGLDDE; via the coding sequence ATGAATAAACCTAAAATTGCTTTAACTATAGCAGGCACTGACCCAACGGGTGGCGCAGGTGTCATGGCAGATTTAAAATCATTTCATGCTTGTGGCGTATACGGTATGGCTGCGATAACGAGTATCGTAGCGCAAAACACAAAAGGCGTTCAACATATTCATAACATAGAAACAAGTTGGTTATCCGAGCAATTAGAAAGTATCTTTGATGATGAGTTACCTCATGCGCTGAAAACAGGCATGATAGCTTCAAAAGAAATGATGGAATTAATACAATATTATTTAAAGCAATATCCAGAGATTCCTTATGTAATAGATCCTGTAATGTTAGCTAAAAGTGGTGACTCGTTGATGGATGAGGATGCTAAAGCTGACTTGCAAAATATTCTATTGCCTTATGCTACTGTGGCAACACCAAACTTGCCCGAAGCAGAGGAAATAACAGGATTAACGATACAAGACGAATCATCAATTTATAAAGCAGGCGACATTTTCATTAATGAAATTGGCAGTAAAGGTGTTGTTATCAAAGGTGGACATTCAGAGGATTTAGACTTCGCTAAAGATTATTTATTCACTAATGAAAATGTATATACTTTTGAAGAACCTCGATTTGATACAAAACATACGCATGGTACAGGGTGTACTTTTTCGGCAGTGATTACTGCAGAATTAGCAAAAGGTAAAACAATATATGAAGCAGTGAAAAAAGCAAAACAGTTCATTTCTTTAAGCATTAAACACACACCTGAAATTGGTCAAGGTAGAGGACCAGTTAATCATTTTGCATATATGAAAGAGGTAGGATTAGATGATGAATAA
- the thiM gene encoding hydroxyethylthiazole kinase: protein MNNLEVLRNSNPLVICYTNDVVKNFTANGLLSLGASPAMSEAPEEASDMLTHANALLINIGTLTKDKESDILKIAKVANQIGTPIVFDPVAVGASQYRKDFCETFLSEVKVAVIKGNASEILTLIDNDTQMKGTDSDINLDAVTIAKKAHTQFGTAIVITGKEDIVMHEDKILKLANGSPMLAKITGAGCLLGAAIASFLESKQQPQLNQLVEAVTIYNIAAEQAEKNSVNRGPGTFMVELINALYQVTYDDYLNLIRSQEVQ, encoded by the coding sequence ATGAATAATTTAGAAGTACTCAGAAATAGTAACCCGTTAGTTATTTGTTATACAAACGATGTTGTTAAAAATTTTACAGCAAATGGCTTATTAAGTTTAGGAGCAAGTCCAGCAATGAGTGAAGCACCAGAGGAAGCGTCAGATATGTTAACTCACGCGAATGCTTTACTGATTAATATTGGCACGCTGACTAAAGATAAAGAGTCAGACATTTTAAAAATTGCGAAGGTAGCTAATCAAATTGGAACACCAATCGTCTTTGATCCTGTTGCTGTAGGTGCATCACAATACCGCAAAGATTTCTGTGAGACATTTTTAAGTGAGGTTAAGGTAGCAGTTATCAAAGGTAACGCCTCAGAAATTTTAACACTAATTGATAATGATACACAGATGAAAGGTACAGATAGTGATATAAATCTGGATGCTGTGACTATTGCTAAAAAAGCTCATACACAATTCGGGACAGCGATAGTTATCACAGGTAAAGAAGATATTGTAATGCATGAAGATAAAATTCTGAAACTTGCTAATGGTTCGCCTATGCTTGCAAAAATCACAGGTGCAGGTTGTTTATTAGGCGCTGCGATAGCGAGCTTTTTAGAATCCAAGCAGCAGCCACAATTAAATCAATTGGTAGAAGCAGTGACTATATATAATATTGCTGCTGAACAAGCTGAAAAAAATTCGGTTAACCGAGGGCCTGGCACATTTATGGTTGAATTAATAAATGCCCTATATCAAGTCACATATGATGATTATTTGAATTTAATACGCAGTCAAGAGGTGCAATAA
- the thiE gene encoding thiamine phosphate synthase, whose amino-acid sequence MFDKSKLKLYFICGTQDVAEGESIIDVVTEALEAGITLFQYREKGETALVGDDKVGMAKQLLSLCHQYDVPFIVNDDVSLAKDIDADGIHVGQNDLEVNEFAQQFENKIIGLSVGDVEEYLNSDLKYVDYMGVGPMFATTSKDDASLPVGPEMITQLRHYVNDFPIVAIGGINLDNTPSIIHAGADGISIISAIAKSQNISESVRQFLKTVE is encoded by the coding sequence ATGTTTGATAAAAGTAAGCTAAAACTTTATTTTATTTGTGGCACGCAAGATGTTGCAGAAGGTGAATCGATTATTGATGTTGTAACTGAAGCTTTAGAAGCAGGTATAACACTATTTCAGTATAGAGAGAAAGGGGAAACTGCATTAGTAGGTGATGATAAGGTGGGGATGGCAAAACAATTACTTTCGTTGTGCCATCAATACGATGTACCTTTTATAGTAAATGATGATGTGAGTTTAGCTAAAGATATTGATGCAGATGGTATTCATGTAGGGCAAAATGATTTAGAAGTAAATGAATTTGCACAACAATTTGAAAATAAAATCATTGGTCTGAGTGTAGGTGATGTTGAGGAATACTTAAATTCTGATTTGAAATATGTCGATTATATGGGTGTTGGTCCAATGTTTGCTACGACATCTAAAGATGATGCAAGTTTGCCAGTTGGTCCAGAAATGATTACACAATTAAGACATTACGTTAATGATTTTCCGATTGTTGCGATTGGTGGCATCAATTTAGATAATACACCATCTATAATTCATGCTGGGGCAGATGGTATATCAATTATTTCGGCTATTGCTAAAAGTCAAAATATAAGTGAATCAGTAAGACAATTTTTAAAAACTGTTGAATAA
- the yidC gene encoding membrane protein insertase YidC → MKKKALLPLLLGVMVFLAGCDYSKPENRDGFFYNTFVNPMDSLIHWLGTSFNNDYGLAIIVIVLAMRIILLPFMLSNYKNSHMMREKMKVAKPDIDAIQEKVKRSRTQEEKMAANQEMMEVYKKYDMNPMKSMLGCLPILLQMPIIMGLFFVLKYPSSGGFTEHPDFLWFNLAQPDIWITIIAGVLYFLQAYVSSKSMPNEQRQMGYMMMIISPIMIVWISLSSASALGLYWSVSAAFLIVQTQVANMHYSKLAKKEVAPMIEAMEKNKAETASKGKNTQVVSKKNKKK, encoded by the coding sequence ATGAAGAAGAAAGCGCTACTCCCTTTATTATTAGGTGTAATGGTCTTTTTAGCAGGTTGTGACTATTCTAAACCTGAAAATAGAGATGGGTTTTTCTATAATACGTTCGTAAATCCAATGGACAGTCTTATACATTGGTTAGGAACTAGTTTTAATAACGATTATGGACTAGCAATTATTGTCATTGTATTGGCGATGCGTATCATATTATTACCATTCATGTTATCGAATTATAAAAACAGTCACATGATGCGTGAAAAAATGAAAGTTGCTAAACCGGATATTGATGCAATTCAAGAAAAGGTTAAGCGTTCACGTACGCAAGAAGAAAAAATGGCAGCTAACCAAGAAATGATGGAAGTTTACAAGAAATATGATATGAATCCGATGAAGAGCATGTTAGGTTGTTTACCAATCTTGCTTCAAATGCCAATCATCATGGGTCTTTTCTTCGTATTGAAATATCCTTCAAGTGGTGGTTTCACTGAACACCCTGATTTCTTATGGTTTAACTTAGCTCAACCAGATATTTGGATTACGATTATAGCAGGTGTCTTATACTTCTTACAAGCTTATGTTTCAAGTAAGAGTATGCCAAACGAACAGCGTCAAATGGGTTATATGATGATGATTATTTCGCCAATTATGATTGTGTGGATTTCATTAAGTTCTGCATCAGCATTAGGTCTATACTGGTCAGTCAGTGCCGCATTCTTGATTGTACAAACACAAGTGGCGAATATGCATTATTCTAAACTTGCTAAAAAAGAAGTAGCACCAATGATTGAAGCTATGGAGAAAAACAAAGCTGAAACAGCGAGCAAAGGTAAAAACACACAAGTTGTTTCTAAGAAAAATAAGAAAAAATAA
- a CDS encoding HD domain-containing protein, with translation MNPQEIVNSAHIYMESFHKEDATGHDVAHVLRVVKMANYIAQQEQVGNLLTIQLASLLHDTVDAKLTDTSQAKHRLTQFLTQLQLPIQQQEAILHIIEHMSYKNGENNDISLSIEGQIVRDADRLDAIGAIGIARTFQYAGHFGEPMWIEGAYNDTLSNKEIDNKNVPASAIKHFYEKLFKLKALMHTPTAKRLAQQRHEYMEVFVTQFFNEWYFK, from the coding sequence ATGAATCCGCAAGAAATAGTCAATTCAGCGCATATATATATGGAGTCATTTCATAAAGAGGATGCAACTGGCCACGATGTCGCTCACGTATTGCGCGTCGTTAAAATGGCAAACTACATTGCGCAACAAGAGCAAGTTGGAAATTTATTAACCATTCAACTAGCTAGTTTATTACATGATACGGTTGACGCTAAACTTACCGACACTAGTCAAGCAAAACATAGATTAACACAATTTTTGACACAACTTCAGCTGCCAATACAACAGCAAGAAGCTATTCTACATATTATTGAACATATGAGTTATAAAAATGGAGAAAATAATGATATTTCATTATCAATAGAGGGCCAAATTGTACGTGATGCTGATCGCCTCGATGCTATCGGAGCAATTGGAATTGCTCGTACTTTCCAATATGCTGGTCATTTTGGAGAACCCATGTGGATTGAAGGAGCATACAACGATACTTTGTCTAACAAAGAAATCGATAATAAAAATGTTCCAGCATCAGCTATTAAACATTTTTATGAAAAACTGTTTAAACTTAAAGCTTTAATGCATACACCAACCGCTAAACGACTTGCACAACAGAGACACGAATATATGGAAGTATTTGTAACTCAATTTTTTAATGAATGGTATTTCAAATAA